A window of the Haloarcula litorea genome harbors these coding sequences:
- a CDS encoding PAS domain-containing protein: MALAVSGERNRELLRESLASFETVGADGSVPPETDVCLVDETRLEQLRDALGTWKDSEGAVYAPVLLLARDAGNPWRRYGDALGDTVDAIQPLPTSEQALRSQVEGLLETRSYSVTAQERLEQLERSERAMDGASIGISMADATDPELPLTYVNDGFVELTGYDRDEALGRNCRFLQGEGTDEATVDEIRAALEAEEPVSVEILNYRASGEPFWNALDIEPIRGPDGDVTHFLGFQRDITDRKTRTTLLEQYERIVQSIDDPVLVLDDEERIQYANRAAVAAFGPDQLVERELTAVFEPRDAAAVQSALADVADTGGPESFELALDTLGRGRAVFQFRAQRADFESEGLARRVILVGRDISDIAEHQNRLSVLDRVLRHNIRNKMTVVAGTADHITRVAEEISADELRELASRIEVAATDLLDISDAARQFNRSIDPTETDSHPSDLAAVAEEVAAHARATYPDVPVAVSAPETARGRCPGTIHACVEQLVERAIERGSDEGGITIAVAGPSDEDTVELTVRTATGNLSDIEQRVLQRGSERQLDHAPGVELWLVKWAVDNSGGRMDVVDDGSGIRLTFPSAD; encoded by the coding sequence GTGGCTCTGGCGGTAAGCGGCGAGCGGAACCGCGAGCTCCTGCGGGAGTCGCTCGCGTCGTTCGAGACGGTCGGGGCGGACGGGTCCGTCCCGCCCGAGACGGACGTCTGCCTCGTCGACGAGACCCGCCTGGAACAGCTCCGGGACGCGCTGGGAACCTGGAAGGACAGCGAGGGAGCGGTGTACGCCCCGGTGCTGTTGCTCGCGAGGGATGCCGGGAACCCGTGGCGTCGGTACGGCGACGCGCTCGGGGACACCGTCGACGCGATCCAGCCGCTGCCGACCTCGGAACAGGCGCTCCGGTCGCAGGTCGAGGGGCTGTTGGAGACGCGATCCTACTCCGTCACCGCCCAGGAGCGGCTCGAACAGCTCGAGCGGTCCGAGCGGGCGATGGACGGCGCGAGCATCGGCATCAGTATGGCGGACGCGACCGATCCGGAGCTGCCGCTCACCTACGTCAACGACGGGTTCGTCGAGCTGACCGGTTACGACCGTGACGAGGCGCTCGGGCGGAACTGCCGGTTCCTCCAGGGCGAGGGGACCGACGAGGCCACCGTCGACGAGATCCGCGCGGCGCTGGAGGCCGAGGAGCCGGTGTCGGTCGAGATCCTGAACTACCGGGCCAGCGGCGAGCCGTTCTGGAACGCGTTGGACATCGAGCCGATCCGCGGCCCGGACGGCGACGTGACCCACTTCCTCGGGTTCCAGCGCGACATCACCGATCGGAAGACCCGGACGACCCTGCTGGAGCAGTACGAGCGCATCGTCCAGTCCATCGACGACCCGGTGCTGGTCCTCGACGACGAGGAGCGCATCCAGTACGCGAACCGGGCCGCGGTGGCGGCGTTCGGCCCCGACCAGCTCGTCGAGCGGGAGCTGACGGCGGTGTTCGAGCCCCGCGACGCCGCGGCGGTCCAGTCCGCGCTGGCCGACGTGGCCGACACGGGCGGTCCCGAGTCGTTCGAACTGGCGCTCGACACGCTCGGCCGGGGCCGCGCTGTCTTCCAGTTCCGCGCACAGCGGGCGGACTTCGAGTCGGAGGGGCTCGCTCGCCGCGTCATCCTGGTGGGCCGCGACATCTCCGACATCGCCGAACACCAGAACCGGCTCTCCGTGCTGGACCGGGTCCTCCGACACAACATCCGCAACAAGATGACCGTCGTCGCCGGCACCGCCGACCACATCACGAGGGTGGCCGAGGAGATCAGCGCCGACGAGCTGCGCGAGCTCGCGTCCCGCATCGAGGTGGCCGCCACGGACCTGCTCGACATCAGCGACGCCGCCCGGCAGTTCAACCGGAGCATCGACCCGACGGAGACGGACAGTCACCCGAGCGACCTCGCCGCGGTCGCCGAGGAGGTGGCGGCACACGCTCGTGCCACGTATCCGGACGTCCCGGTCGCGGTGTCGGCCCCCGAGACCGCCCGCGGGCGGTGTCCGGGCACGATCCACGCCTGCGTCGAGCAGCTGGTCGAGCGGGCCATCGAGCGCGGGTCGGACGAGGGCGGGATCACGATCGCCGTCGCCGGCCCGTCGGACGAGGACACCGTCGAGCTGACCGTCCGGACGGCCACCGGCAACCTCTCGGACATCGAACAGCGGGTCCTCCAGCGCGGGTCCGAACGCCAGCTCGACCACGCACCGGGCGTCGAGCTCTGGCTGGTGAAGTGGGCTGTCGACAACAGCGGCGGCCGGATGGACGTCGTCGACGACGGGAGCGGCATCCGGCTCACGTTCCCCAGCGCGGACTGA